TGTCGGGGGTGTGGGAGGGCTGCAGCAGCCAGTAGACGAACGCCGCCTCGAACGCCACGTTCAGCGTGATGATCAGCAGCGACACCAGCCACGAGCGCCGGCCCGACGACGCGTGCACCCCGCGGAACCGCACCCGGTACCCCGGCCCGGCCTCGCCCACCGCGCCCGAGAGCTGGCTGAAGTCGCGGACGGCGAACGCACCGGTCTCCGGACCGATGGTCGGACTGTCGTGCACGCAACTACCCCCGATGGACTTCACTCACGAGCGTGATCGTGGCGGCGGCCGGAGCCTGTTACACAACACAACGTGACGACAAGTCGGTCGGTTCGGTGGGTTCGGTCCGGCCCGTAGCCCGACCAGGCGACATCGGAAGCGGTTGCGTCCGCCCCGCGTGACGATCACCACACACGCGTCGGCCCCCGCACCGGAGTGGTGCGGGGGCCGACGGGGTACGGGCGGGGGCTACGTCGAGAGCAGGGCCCGGGTGGCCGCCTCGACCCGGTCGCCGATCTCCTTGTCCACGTTGCGCCAGTACTCGAACGCGCGGAGCAGGACGGGCTCGGAGACGCCGTCGGCGAGGTGGCCGGAGACGTTCTCCACGAAGCGGGCGCGCTCCTCGTCGTCCCAGACGTCGCGGACCAGCGTGCCGGCCTGGCCCCAGTCGTCGTCCTCGGGGCGCAGCGTGTAGGCGGTGCGCACCATCTCGCCGTCGGAGTACCAGGTGCCGCCGTCGTCGGTCCGCGACGGGTCCGCCTGCGGGCCGCCGTAGGAGTTCGGCGCGTACACCGGGTCGGCGACCGGCGTGATCCGCATGGCGCCGTCCTTGGAGTAGCTGTTCACCGGCGCCGTCGGGGCGTTGACCGGGATCTGCTTGTAGTTGACCCCGAGCCGGGCGCGGTGCGCGTCGGCGTAGGAGAACCCGCGGGCCAGCAGCATCTTGTCGGGCGAGAGCCCGGTGCCGGGCACGAGGTTGTTCGGCTCGAACGCCGCCTGCTCGATCTGGGCGTGGTAGTCGGTGACGTTACGGTTGAGCTGCAGCGTCCCGACCTCGATCAGCGGGTAGTCGGCGTGCGGCCACACCTTGGTGAGGTCGAACGGGTTGAAGCGGTAGGTCTTCGCGTCCTCGAACGGCATGATCTGCATCTTCAGCGTCCAGGACGGGAAGTCGCCCGCCTCGAGCGCGTCGTAGAGGTCGCGCTGGTGGGCGTCACCGTCCTTGCCCGCGAGGTCGTCGGCCTCGTCCTGGGTCAGGTGCTCGACGCCCTGGTCGCTCTTGAAGTGGTACTTCACCCAGAACTTCTCGCCCTCGGCGTTGATCCACATGTAGGTGTGGCTGGAGTAGCCGTTCATGTGGCGCCAGGTCTTCGGGATGCCCCGGTCGCCCATCAGCCAGGTGACCTGGTGCGCCGACTCGGGCACCAGCGTCCAGAAGTCCCACTGCATGTCGTGGTCGCGCAGGTTGTTGGCCGCGCGGCGCTTCTGGCTGCGGATGAAGTGCTGGAACTTCATCGGGTCGCGCAGGAAGAACACCGGGGTGTTGTTGCCGACCAGGTCGAGGTTGCCCTCGGTGGTGTAGAGCTTCAGCGAGAAGCCGCGCGGGTCGCGCCAGGTGTCGGGGCTGCCCCGCTCCCCCGCCACGGTCGAGAACCGGATGAGCCCCTCGGTCACGGTGCCCGGCTGGAACACCGCGGCGCGGGTGTACGCGCTGACGTCCTGCGTCACCGTGAACGTGCCGAACGCGCCACCGCCCTTGGCGTGCGGCTGGCGCTCCGGGATGCGCTCCCGGTTGAAGTTCGCCATCTGCTCGATCAGGTAGTGGTCGTTGAGCACCAACGGACCGTCGGGCCCGACGGACAGCGAGTGCTCGTCGCTGGCGACGGGGGCACCTCCGTCGGTGGTGGTGGCGGGCCTCTGGGTTGCCGTCACGGGCGTCTCCTTGCTGTGGTGGGGTATGACGTCCGGCTACCGCGAGGTGCTCGCCCTGCCCGGCGTCACCCCGCTGATGGCCTTGTCGCTCCTCACCCGGGTACCCGCCTCGGCCGCGGCGATAACGCTGACGCTGCACGTGGTGCTCACGCTCGACCTCGGCTACGCGGCCGCGGGTGCGGTCGGGGCCGCGTCGACGGTCGGCATGGCGATCGGCGCGCCGACGCTCGGGAGGTTCGTCGACCGCCGCGGGCTGCGCACGATGCTGGCCGTCACCACCGCGGCGGCGGCCGTGTTCTGGGCGGTGGCGCCCCACCTGACCTACCCGGCGCTGCTGGTCGGGGCGTTCCTCGGGGGGCTGCTCGCGTTCCCGGTGTACTCGATCATCCGCCAGGCGATCGCGTCGGCGGTGCCCGAGAGCAGGCGGCGGCCCGCCTTCGCGCTCGACTCCATGTCGGTGGAGGTGTCCTACATCATCGGGCCCGCGGTCGGGTCGCTGCTGGTGGTGACGCTGTCCAGCCCGGTGGCCATGGCGGTGGTCGGCGCGGGCTGGGTGGCGACGGGCGTCGCGTTCTGGGTGCTGGACCCGCCCACCCGCACCGGCGCGGCCGAGCCCGGCGAACGACCGCCGCCCGTGCGGACCTGGCTCGACCGGCGCCTCGTCGCCGCCCTGCTCGGCACGGCCGCCACCGTGCTCCTGGTCTTCGGCACCGAGCTCTCGGTCATCGCGAGCGTGCAGGCGACCGGTCCCGTGTACGCGATCGCGCTGGTCAACGCCGTCTGGTGCCTGGCGTCGCTGGGCGGGGGCTACCTCTACGGCGGGGCCCGGCGCACGTCGTCGCAGCTCGTGCTCGTCGGCGCGCTCGCCGTGGCGACGCTGCCGGTGGCCCTCGGCGGTGCGTGGTGGAGCTTCGCCCTGCTGCTGGTGCCCGCCGGGATGCTCACCGCCCCGGCGCTGGCGGCGGGCTCGGAGCGGGTGTCCCTGCTCGCCCCGGAGCCGGCCCGCGGCGTCGTCACCGGGTTGCACGGGTCGGCCACCACGCTCGGCGCGGCCGCGGGCACCCCGCTCGCCGGCGTCCTGATCGACGCCGCCTCCCCCGCCACCGCGATCGTGGCGGTCGCCGCCGTCGGTGCGGCCCTGGCCGCGGTGTCAGCGCTGATCACGCGCCGGGTGCCGACGGCCGTGTGACGGTCCCGTGGAGATCCCGTGCGGATCGGGGTCGGCCCCCGTCGTCGGGCCGCCGGGGCGGGCACACTCGACGGGGATGATCCCCGCACCCGCCGCCCCCGCCCGGCCGACGCGCTCGGTCCCGCGACGGGTGGCCGTCCTCGCGGCCTCCGCGGCGGTGACCCTCGGGGCGGCACTGCTGCTCGTGCCCGACCTGGCCGGGCTCGACGTGCGGACGCCGTTCGCCCAGCTCGTCGCGTTCCGCCCGGCCCTGCTGGCGGTCACCGC
This sequence is a window from Pseudonocardia petroleophila. Protein-coding genes within it:
- a CDS encoding catalase, whose amino-acid sequence is MTATQRPATTTDGGAPVASDEHSLSVGPDGPLVLNDHYLIEQMANFNRERIPERQPHAKGGGAFGTFTVTQDVSAYTRAAVFQPGTVTEGLIRFSTVAGERGSPDTWRDPRGFSLKLYTTEGNLDLVGNNTPVFFLRDPMKFQHFIRSQKRRAANNLRDHDMQWDFWTLVPESAHQVTWLMGDRGIPKTWRHMNGYSSHTYMWINAEGEKFWVKYHFKSDQGVEHLTQDEADDLAGKDGDAHQRDLYDALEAGDFPSWTLKMQIMPFEDAKTYRFNPFDLTKVWPHADYPLIEVGTLQLNRNVTDYHAQIEQAAFEPNNLVPGTGLSPDKMLLARGFSYADAHRARLGVNYKQIPVNAPTAPVNSYSKDGAMRITPVADPVYAPNSYGGPQADPSRTDDGGTWYSDGEMVRTAYTLRPEDDDWGQAGTLVRDVWDDEERARFVENVSGHLADGVSEPVLLRAFEYWRNVDKEIGDRVEAATRALLST
- a CDS encoding MFS transporter — translated: MTSGYREVLALPGVTPLMALSLLTRVPASAAAITLTLHVVLTLDLGYAAAGAVGAASTVGMAIGAPTLGRFVDRRGLRTMLAVTTAAAAVFWAVAPHLTYPALLVGAFLGGLLAFPVYSIIRQAIASAVPESRRRPAFALDSMSVEVSYIIGPAVGSLLVVTLSSPVAMAVVGAGWVATGVAFWVLDPPTRTGAAEPGERPPPVRTWLDRRLVAALLGTAATVLLVFGTELSVIASVQATGPVYAIALVNAVWCLASLGGGYLYGGARRTSSQLVLVGALAVATLPVALGGAWWSFALLLVPAGMLTAPALAAGSERVSLLAPEPARGVVTGLHGSATTLGAAAGTPLAGVLIDAASPATAIVAVAAVGAALAAVSALITRRVPTAV